The DNA region ACGAGGTGGACGACATTTGCTGCTGTGATGGTCAAACCGACGGCGCCGGAATTGATAGTCAGAAGTAAGACTGGGATGTCTGGATTTGTGCTGAAGTTGTCGATGATTGCTATGCGATCTGTTGCGTTGACCATCCCGTCGATCCTCAGAAATGGGAGGGAGCGTTCAGTGAGCAGGATTTGGAGTAAGTTAAGGGTCGTCCGCCAGGAGGTAAAGACAGCACCATGGTTTGTTAGACTATTGAGCTGGCGGCTGGGTGGTACTTGTGCGTACCTTTTGCTGCCGTCAGCATTGAAATGTTTCTCTATGTTTTGCGCAACAGTGAGGAGCTTGGAGGAGTAACCTGCTGTGGAATTGGTTGCAGATCGCGCTGGAGAAGGACTACTGGAAACCGGTGTAGATGCACCACTTGACGTCACAGATACGCTCAGAAGGCTGTTTTTGGTCGCCAAAGATGGTTGAGGCTTTGAAGTGACCAACAACTGCCCGCACAGAGGGCACTGTTTGGCCCCACTGAGAGATGAACTGCAGTCATCATCCATACAGCACAAGACGCATGAGTCGCCCCAGGTCATCTCTATTTCTCTCGATTTCGACCGATTACGAGGCCGCTGGTGCTGATTTGAGGTGACAAAAGTCCCATGATTGCAAAGCATCCGAAGCTTTTGCGCAGTCTGGAAGAGGATGTTGAAGCTCTTCAACTCAGACTTCCCACAAGCCTGCTGTTCATCCTCGGCTCGACAATCATCCAGGATGGCTTCGTACGCTGCAGCCTCTTCGGGAGAATGGCTTATCAAAACCGTCTCAGTGGGGGATGGTGGCAAGTTGAGCAAGGTCTCCGTTCTCCGCAGACATATTGTGTTGAAGAGGAGCTTGAGATTTCGAAAAGACTCGCCCATAGTTGGATCGTTGCGGATAGGATCAACGATCAGTCTATCGAACCTTTTGGCATCTGACAGGGGCCCATTTCGCAGGAAGTGGAGCAGTGATTGCAGGTCTGATAGGCCGTTCTGGATGGGAGTCCCCGTAAGACACCACCTCCGTTCAGCCTGAAGCGAGTGAGCTGCTTTGAAGATGACAGTGTCGAAATTCCGAATACAGTGGGCTGCGTTTCATATATCAGTTACTCCATATGTTCTTCCCGGTCAAGGGAAATGTATTGCCGCTTTTGGACTTGGGTGGGGTGTGTAGTTAGGAGCAGCACTGCCTCTTCCACCCTACCCTCCTGCCCATTTCAGCCTGGGAAAAATGTGTTTGATTTCGAAATGTCCAAATTAACTAGCTTAAGTTCGAATACCGAATTTGAAAATCAAGGTAAAGGCCTAGTTGCATCGTGCGATAAACCAACATACTGCTTGTCTTAACTACAGTTTCTTTCATATttacatacctacctaagCTCCTTTATCGCATTCAATCAACAAATTAGCAGTTATGGCGTCATACCTCCCTAGTTCCCTTAGCATCAGCTGCCGCTCTCACAGGCTTAGTTACTGCAGTTAAATTATCTTGGGAGCTGTCTCGTATGATAAAGAAGAAATATGAGTAGCGTGTACTGAAGGATTATGCTAATGAAATTAACACCAGGCTAtaagactttatattacaCGGTAAATAAGCAATCAGCCGCAGTACGGCCTAACCGCTATCTACCTGCACAATTAATGGTTGGAATTAAGGCGGACAACCAAATGCCTCGCGGCTGTTCAAGGAAACCAGATCAAATAAAGTTTATTGTGGCGCTTGGAACTACGTTAAGCCAACTAGCCCGATCTCGAGTTGTTCGAGTGGGCCAAATGACGTTTCTACCAAGTGTTCTAGAGCCACTTATCTTTATGACGAAACAGGGTACTCGAAGTGATGAAAGAGGCGGGATCCAGAAGGATCTAGAGTATTGTGACGGGCTATAAATCAATGGAGACCCCCAGACCCCTCCTGTGACACGCTTTGATAAAAAAATAGAGAGGGAGATTGAATGAGAGATCAGCTAAGCTGTGTGCGGCTAGGTTTCAAGCCCAGTCATCTGATCTCCGACACCTTCTCCCTTAGCTGCAGCACCTGCCGATgcatctgctcggcctcctcataCTTCCCCTGGCTACGAAGCACAAACGCAAGGTTGTGCATGCTGGTGAGCGTGTTAGGATGCTCCTTgcccaacaccttctcccGTAGCTGCAGCGCCTGCCAATgtatctgctcggcctcctcataCTTCCCCTGGCTATGAAGCACACTCGCAAGGTTGCTCATGCTAGTGAGCGTGTCAGGATGCTCCTTgcccaacac from Podospora pseudopauciseta strain CBS 411.78 chromosome 6, whole genome shotgun sequence includes:
- a CDS encoding hypothetical protein (EggNog:ENOG503NWAU; COG:K; COG:L), whose protein sequence is MGESFRNLKLLFNTICLRRTETLLNLPPSPTETVLISHSPEEAAAYEAILDDCRAEDEQQACGKSELKSFNILFQTAQKLRMLCNHGTFVTSNQHQRPRNRSKSREIEMTWGDSCVLCCMDDDCSSSLSGAKQCPLCGQLLVTSKPQPSLATKNSLLSVSVTSSGASTPVSSYSSKLLTVAQNIEKHFNADGSKSAVFTSWRTTLNLLQILLTERSLPFLRIDGMVNATDRIAIIDNFSTNPDIPVLLLTINSGAVGLTITAANVVHLVEPIYNPAIEAQAVARVLRMGQTRPVKILKYVTERTIEPVRFLVAD